A segment of the Arcobacter sp. CECT 8983 genome:
TTCAAAAAACAAAAAAGTTTTTGTTTATACTGAAATAGATGGAACAATTCCATTTAGTGAGGATAGTGGTAAATTCTATTTTAATATTGATAGAGTTGTAGAACTAGAAGAGTTGAAAGATAAATAATTTTTCAACTCTTCCAATAATAAATTTAGATTTTATAAATACTTTCAAAAGCCAAATTTTTGTATAATTTAATCTATTTAAAGAAATAGGCTTAATATGACAGAAATAATAAAATCTAGTTCAACGAGAATAAAAACAGGTGTTGTCTTAATATTGGCAACACTAGTTATAGGGTATATTGATTCATTTTTTATAATGTGGTTACTTTTTGGTATTTTATTAGTGTTTTCAATTAATGAATCAATGAAAATGTATAAAATGCAAAGTGACTCAATATATTTTTATACAGGAATAGTTTGGTTTTTAGCTTACTTTTATCCTTATCCAGAAGATTTAGTATTTTTATTAGCCTTAGTTTATGCTTCATTAATTGCATACAAAAAAGAGATTGATAGAAAACTTTTCTTACCACTTTTATATCCAACAGCTTCATTTTTATTTTTATTAGCACTTTACAATGAATATGGTGTTATGTCTTTATTATGGTTACTTGTAATTGTAGCAGGTGCTGATATTGGAGCATATTTTGTCGGTAGAAGTATGGGAAAAACTAAGTTTTGTGAGACAAGTCCAAATAAAACAATTGAAGGTGTTATTGGTGGAGTTGTAGTTGCAACAATTTTTGGTCTTATTTTCTCATTAGATTATATTTCGACAATTGGAGCAATTGTTATTTCAGTTGTAGTTGCTCTTTCTTCTGTATTTGGAGATCTTTTTGAATCTTATTTAAAAAGAATTTCAGGTATCAAAGATAGTGGTAATATTTTACCAGGGCATGGAGGAATATTAGATAGAACGGATGGCTACCTTTTTGGTGGAGTTCTTATGTTAATGATTCTAAGAGCAATAATTTGATTGTACTTGGTTCTACAGGCTCTATTGGAGTAAATACTCTAAATATAGCAAGAAAATTTGGCTTAGATATTGATGTTTTAGTTGCAGGAACTAATATTGAGTTATTGAATAAACAAATAGAAGAGTTTAAACCCAAAAAAGTTGTAATAGCAAGAAAAGATGACCTTCATAAAGTTAATCATTCTAATGTTAGCTTTGGGGAAGATTCTATTTTAAAAGCAATTGAAAACTCAGAAGCTAAAACAGTAGTAAATGCTCTTGTAGGTTTTTTAGGTTTAAGACCAACTCTAAAAGCAATTGAGTGTAATAAAAAAATTGCTTTAGCAAATAAAGAGTCTTTGGTTGTTGCTGGAAAGTTTATTGACCAAACAAAGCTTAGTCCTATAGATTCAGAGCATTTTGCTCTTTGGTATTTACTACAAAATAAAAAAATTTCTTCAATGACTATTACTGCAAGTGGTGGTTCATTTAGGGATTATCCTCTAGAAAAATTGAAAGATGTTTCTATAAAAGAGGCTTTAAATCATCCAAATTGGTCAATGGGAAATAAAATCACAATTGATTCTGCAACAATGACTAATAAAATGTTTGAGCTTATGGAAGCTGCTTGGTTATTTGATATAAGAAAGCTTGATGCAATTATTGAAACAAAATCTTTAATTCATGGTTTAGTAAATTTTGAAGATGGAAGTTCCACTGCACATATTGCAAATGCTTCTATGCAACTTCCTATTGCCTATGCAATTTTAGGAAAATGTGATGAGCAAATATTAGAACCAGTGGATTTATTAAAAGTAGGAAGTTTAGAGTTTAGAGCAATTGATAAGCAAAGATATCCAATTTGGCAAGTGAAAGATACTATCTTAGGAAACCTTGATTTAGGTGTTGTTTTAAATGCAGCAAATGAAGTAGCAGTATCAAAATTTTTAAATTCTCAAATTGGCTTTTTAGATGTTTCTAAAATAAGTTTAGAAGCATTAGAAAAGTTTTCAGACGTTAAGCCAAACTCTATTGATGACATATTTGAAATTGATAAAGAAGTAAGGGCTTTTTATGAGTCTTGATCTATTACTTCCTTTTGGAATACTTTTAATTTTGGTTATTTATTTAATTTACACTAGAAATAAATTTGAAAAAGATATTGTAAACACCTACGAAGAAAAATTTGAGCAGTGGAAAGAACATTCTAACTCAAATAGTGAAAATAAAAAAGTTTGTAAAGAGTTAGTTGGAATTATTTACAAAGAAGAGTATAATATAACAGTAGAGCTTATAGATGAAAGTGTAAGAAGGAACTTACAACAAGGAAAATATAAAATAAAGGATAAGTAATGAAAGTCTTATTCTTCTTAATGTTGATTTTTTCTTTTTCATTTGCACTTGCAAGTGATTTTAAAAGAAATGGCTCATTAAAAGTTGTTGTAGATAATACAAATAAACTAATGTGGATTGATGATATTAGTGTTTTAAAATTAAAATTTAGCCACGAAGATGGGGAAGAGTATTGTGAAAATCTTTCTTATGCTGGTTTTTCTAATTGGCGACTTCCTGATATAAAAGAGTTGGCATTAATAGTTGATAAAAGAAATGAAAAAACAAATATACACAAAAGCTTTAGATATAGAATTGCAGATGGTTTTTGGGCAAGTAAAGCACACTGGAGAACACTGTGGTTTTATGCTGATTATATGTATTTTGTAAGTGGAACTCCTTATTTTGATAGTAGGCACAAAAAGAAATATGTAAGATGCGTAAGAAGTATGTAGAAAGGTAAAAAAGAAAAAATGGAAAAAAGAGTTTTAGTTTTACATGGATTAGGCGGAAGTGATTTTCCCCATTGGCAAGCACATTTAACAAGAGATTTGATAGAGCAAAATACCCCAGTATCATTCCCTGCTTTACCAAATAGAGATAATCCAAACCTTGAAGAGTGGAAAGCTTATGTAAAAGCAGAGATTGAACACTTTAAACCTACAATTATAGTATGTCATTCTTTAGCAAATATTCTTTGGTTTCATTTATGTGAAGAGTTAGATATAAATCTAAAAAAGTTAATGTTAGTAGCCCCTGTACGAAATAAAGAATTAGAAGAAGCAAAGACATTTTTCCCTTATCCTATTCCTAGTAATTTAAAATCAGAAGAAGTAATTATAGCAGCCTCTACAAATGATCCATACATGAATGTAGAAGAAGCAATTAGATTACAAAGTAAACTTGGTGTTGGAATGAAACTTTTAGAAGAAGCAGGACATATAAATGCTGATTCTGGATATGGAAAACTTGATTGTGCTCTTGATTGGTTAAATAGAGAAGAAGAGTGTGAGGAAAACAGATGATTCTATCTATTGAGTCAAGTTGTGATGATAGTTCCATTGCAATAACAGATATTGAAACAAAAAAATTAATTTATCATAAAAAAATATCTCAAGAATTACAACACTCTGTTTATGGTGGTGTAGTTCCAGAGTTAGCTGCAAGACTTCATGTGGAAGCTCTTCCAAAAATTCTTGAAGAGTGTAAAGAATACTTTCCGAAATTAAAAGCAATAGCTGTTACAAATGCTCCAGGACTTTCTGTTACACTTATGGAAGGTGTAACTATGGCAAAAGCGTTAAGTGTAAGTTTAAACTTTCCATTAATAGCAGTAAATCATTTAAAAGGTCATATCTATTCACTATTTATCGAAAAAGAAGAGATTTTACCTATGACTATTCTTTTAGTTTCAGGGGGACATACTCAAATCATAGAGGCAAACTCTTTAAATAATATGAAAATAATAGCAAGTACACTTGATGATAGTTTTGGTGAAAGCTTTGATAAAGTTGCAAAGATGATGAATTTAGGTTATCCAGGTGGACCAATTGTTCAAGAAAAAGCACTTAAAGGAGATGAAAATAGATTTGATTTTCCCGTTCCTTTAAGACAAAGTCCAAATATAGAGTTTTCATATTCAGGTCTAAAAAATGCAGTTCGAATGAGATTAGAAAAACTAGAAGAAGAAGGACTTTGTGAAGAAGATGTTTGTGATGTATGTGCTTCTTTTGAAAAAACAGCAGTTGCACATATTATGCAAAAGGTGAAAAAACTATTTAAACAAAAGTTACCCAAAAACTTTGCAATAGTTGGTGGGGCAAGTGCAAATATAAGACTTAGAACTGCAATTGAAGATTTATGTCAAGCAAATAGAGTTAATCTTTATCTTAGTGAATTAAAATATTGTTCTGACAATGCAGCTATGATTGGAAGAGTTGCAGTTGAACAATACAAAAACAAAGATTTTACAACAATTGAAAAAATAGATGTAAAAACAAGATTAAAGGAGTTTTGATATGGGTTTAGCTGATTTATTAGCTCAAAATATGGGCTCAGATCTTTCAGGAAATGAGTTTGACACAAAGAAAGAGGACAAAAAGAAAAAGTCTAAATCTAGTGAAGTAATTCCTAAAAATCAACATCAATTAGTTTTTACTTTTGAAAAAAGAAAAGGTAAACCAGTAACTTTAGTTGGAAGATTTTATCTTGAAGAGAAAGACAAAAAAGAGCTTTTAAAACTTCTAAAGAAAAAGCTTGCTTGTGGTGGAAGTATCAAAGAAGAGTGGATTGAGCTTCAAGGTGATGTAAAACAGAAGATAAAACTAACTTTAGAAAAAGAGGGTTGGAAGTTTAAAAAATAAAGGTTTTAAATATGAAGAAAGTTTTTTATGAAGTAAACTCTTTAGATAAAAAGTGTTATAACAAGTTTTCCTTAACAGAAGATATATTAATGGAACATGCAAGTTTTTCTATGGCTAGATTTATTGAAGAAAAGTTTGAAGAAAAAAGTTCTGTTTTAATAGTATGTGGTCCAGGAAACAATGGTGCAGATGGAATTGCCCTTGCAAGATTACTTTATAATAAATTTGATATTAAACTTTATTTGCCTTTTGGTGCTAAATCTTCAATGGCAAAACTTCAAGAAAAAAGAGTAAAGCTTTTAGGTTTATCTTTAGTTGATGAATTAATACAATGTGATATCGTAGTTGATTGTCTTTTTGGAAGTGGACTAAATAAAGACTTAGATGAAAACTCTTTAAATATAATAAACACTCTAAATAAATATGAAAGTTACAAAATCTCTTGTGATATTCCTAGTGGTATAAATATTAAGGGGCAAATAAACCAAGAGGCTTTTTATGCTGATACTACTATTACTATGGGAGCTTTAAAAATAGCACTTTTTAGTGATGAAGCCAAAGATTATGTAGGTGGAATAGAAGTAGCTAACTTAGGTGTTCAAAGAGATATTTATGAAGATGAAACAAATATCTTTTTACTTGAAAAAGAAGATATGAAGTTACCATTTAGAAATAAGAAAAACTCACATAAAGGTTCATATGGACATTTAAATGTAGTTGCAGGCTGCAAAATGGGAGCAGGAGTAATTGCTGCTAAAGCAGCTTTTGGTTTTGGAGTAGGGCTTGTAAGTGTTATTAGTCATGAAGATATAGATTTACCATATCATATTATGCAAACACATTTTTTAAGTGATAATTGTACTGCAATAGCTATTGGTATGGGGCTTGGAAAATATGAAACTGATGAGGTAAAAAAAATATTAGACAATGATATTCCAACAATAATTGATGCAGATCTTTTTTATGAAGAGGTTATATTAGACAAACTTGAAAAAGATGTTGTTTTAACTCCCCATCCTAAAGAGTTTTGTGCCCTTTTAAAATTATGTAAGATCACTGATATAAAAGTTGATGAATTACAAAAAAATAGATTTGAATATGTTTCTTTATTTTGTAATAAATATCCTATGGTAACACTACTTTTAAAAGGTGCTAATACTCTTATTGGTAAAGATAAAAATATTTATATAAATAGTTTTGGAAGTGCAGTACTTAGTAAAGGTGGTAGTGGAGACGTTTTAAGTGGTCTAGTAGCTTCTTTACTTGCCCAAGGCTATGATTCACTTGAAGCAGCAAAAGTTGCAAGTTTAGCTCATGCTATGGCAGCAAATAACTATAGAAAAAATAATTACTCACTAATTCCAGCAGATTTAGTAGAAGAGGTTAGAAAATTATGAAACTATTATTAGTACAAACAACATGTGCTTCAAAGAGTGAAGCTAAGAAAATAGCACAAGTGCTTATTGAAAAAAAATTAGCAGCTTGTATTCAAATGAGTAAAATAGAGTCTTTATATATGTGGAAAGATGAATTTTGCAATGATAAAGAAGTGCTTTTAAGTATTAAAACTAAAAAAGAAAATTTCAAAAAAATCAAAAGCAAAATTAAAGAATTACATAGCTATGATGTGCCGGAAATTATAGGCTTAGATATTAGTGATTCAAGTAAAGATTATAAAAAGTTTATAGAAATAAATTGTTAAAACTTATGGAGGAAAAAACAAAAATGAATGACCAGATTTTAAAAATTGGTGATTATGAATTTAATAGTAGATTAATTGTTGGTTCTGGGAAATATAAAGATTTCCAAACAACTAAAGATGCAACATTAGCAAGTGGAAGTGAACTTATTACTGTTGCTATTAGAAGAGTTAATATTACAAATCCAAATGAAGAGAATTTATTAGATTATTTTAAAGATACAAATGTAAAACTTCTGCCTAACTCTGCTGGATGTTTTACTGCTGAAGAAGCAATTACTACTTTTAGACTTATGAGAGAAGCTACAGGTATTGATATTATAAAACTTGAAGTTATTGGTGATGCACAAAAAACTTTGTACCCAGATGTAATTGATACAATTAAAGCTTGTGAAGTATTAAAAAAAGATGGTTTTACGGTAATGGCATATACAAGTGACGATCCAATTGTTGCAAAAAGATTAGAAGAAGCTGGAGCTGATGCAATTATGCCATTAGCGGCTCCAATTGGTTCTGGTCTTGGAATTCAAAATCCTTATAATATCGCATTTATAAAAGATGCAGTAAAAGTTCCTGTTTTAGTTGATGCAGGACTAGGTTGTGCAAGTGATGCTTCTTATGCAATGGAATTAGGTGCAGATGGTATTTTAGCAAATACTGCAATAGCACAAGCACAAGATCCAATGAAAATGGCAGAAGCTTTCAAATATGCAACTATTGCAGGAAGAATGTCATACAAAGCAGGAAGAATACCTAAAAAACCTTATGCAACAGCTTCTTCACCAGTGGATGGACTAATCCAATTTTAGTAAAAAATAGGAAATTAGAAAATTTTTTCTAATTTCCTATAAAAAGTCTTGACAAATTTTTTTTTATGTTGTATAATTCCGTCCACTTTTTGAAAGATTAGTGAATGTTTCGGGGCGTAGCGCAGTCTGGTTAGCGCACCTGGTTTGGGACCAGGGGGCCGGAGGTTCGAATCCTCTCGCCCCGACCATTTTTGAGTGGTAGGTATAGCTCAGTTGGTTAGAGCATCTGGTTGTGGTTCAGAGGGTCGTGGGTTCGAATCCCATTACTTACCCCATTTTATCATTCTTTCAGGATGATTTTTATATAATTTTTTTACATGCGTCTGTAGCTCAGCTGGATAGAGCAATGCCCTTCTAAGGCATCGGTCACACGTTCGAATCGTGTCAGGCGTACCACTTTATTTAAGATTTGAGTTGTTTTTCAACTGAATCTTTTTTTTTGTCTATATGCGGATGTGGTGAAATTGGTAGACACGCCAGACTTAGGATCTGGTGCCTCACGGTGTGGAGGTTCGAGTCCTCTCATCCGCACCACCTTACTATAATAAAAATCGATAACTTTAAGTTAAAAATCTACTTATTTTTATTTATTATTAACATTATGTTAAATTGCCGCGGAATAGAGCAGTCCGGTAGCTCGTCGGGCTCATAACCCGAAGGTCGTTGGTTCAAATCCAGCTTCCGCAACCAAATTATTACTATCAAAAGAGTTTTAATCCACACAATAAATTGTTTTTTTAGATGAAAGGAACAATAATATGTCAATAACAGAAATAAATTTAATTAAGAAAATAGAAGTATTTTTTAGATTACTTCAGAAAAATGAGAATGTTTTAGATGCACTTAGTAAATCAGGAATTGTAATTCCTAATAGACTACTTACTTTATTTATAAAATAGTAAATAAAATATTAAAATATAAAAAGAGTTAACTCTTTTTATATTTACTCATTTATTGTTATTCTACACCCTACATTTGAAATAGTTTCTATTAAATCATAGTGAAGTTTTGACCTAAGTCTATAAATAAGAGTTCTTAAGGTACTTGCTGAAATAGTATGATTATGCCAAATCTTATACTCTAAATCCTCAAAAGTTACAACAGCTCCATTTGCTCTAATTAGTATTCTAAGTAATTGTCTCTCTTTTAGACCAAGTTTTATAAACATATCTTTGTAGTATAGTTTATCTTTTTCTTTATCAAAGTAATAATCAAATCCTAATCTCATAAGACTTTTGTCAATTTTAGGTACAACTGCATTTTTACTTTTATATATACCTAAAAGAATATTTGATTTAAGTTCATCTCTTTTAAATGGTTTTATTAAATAAGTTACAGGATTAGTTTCAATGGCTCTATTTAATGTTTTTTCATCAGAGTATGCTGTTGTATAGATAATTGGGATATTGCTAGTTTTTTGTATTTGCTTTGCGACATCGATACCATCTTTGTCATCTCTTAAATCAATATCCATTAATATAATATCAGGTTTATTGTCTTTAACACTTTTTAAGGCGCTACCATAATCTGTTGCCATGTCTGTTACAATGAAATCAAGTTTTTCTAAAACTTTCTTGATTTCAAGTGCTACAATTGTTTCATCTTCTACTATTAGTACTTTATTCATGATCTCGTTTTCAAAAATTATTTTTTTATATAGAATTATATCATTTTTTTGTCACACCTTAGTCACGCTTA
Coding sequences within it:
- a CDS encoding translation initiation factor SUI1: MGLADLLAQNMGSDLSGNEFDTKKEDKKKKSKSSEVIPKNQHQLVFTFEKRKGKPVTLVGRFYLEEKDKKELLKLLKKKLACGGSIKEEWIELQGDVKQKIKLTLEKEGWKFKK
- the dxr gene encoding 1-deoxy-D-xylulose-5-phosphate reductoisomerase — encoded protein: MIVLGSTGSIGVNTLNIARKFGLDIDVLVAGTNIELLNKQIEEFKPKKVVIARKDDLHKVNHSNVSFGEDSILKAIENSEAKTVVNALVGFLGLRPTLKAIECNKKIALANKESLVVAGKFIDQTKLSPIDSEHFALWYLLQNKKISSMTITASGGSFRDYPLEKLKDVSIKEALNHPNWSMGNKITIDSATMTNKMFELMEAAWLFDIRKLDAIIETKSLIHGLVNFEDGSSTAHIANASMQLPIAYAILGKCDEQILEPVDLLKVGSLEFRAIDKQRYPIWQVKDTILGNLDLGVVLNAANEVAVSKFLNSQIGFLDVSKISLEALEKFSDVKPNSIDDIFEIDKEVRAFYES
- a CDS encoding response regulator, with amino-acid sequence MNKVLIVEDETIVALEIKKVLEKLDFIVTDMATDYGSALKSVKDNKPDIILMDIDLRDDKDGIDVAKQIQKTSNIPIIYTTAYSDEKTLNRAIETNPVTYLIKPFKRDELKSNILLGIYKSKNAVVPKIDKSLMRLGFDYYFDKEKDKLYYKDMFIKLGLKERQLLRILIRANGAVVTFEDLEYKIWHNHTISASTLRTLIYRLRSKLHYDLIETISNVGCRITINE
- a CDS encoding phosphatidate cytidylyltransferase — translated: MTEIIKSSSTRIKTGVVLILATLVIGYIDSFFIMWLLFGILLVFSINESMKMYKMQSDSIYFYTGIVWFLAYFYPYPEDLVFLLALVYASLIAYKKEIDRKLFLPLLYPTASFLFLLALYNEYGVMSLLWLLVIVAGADIGAYFVGRSMGKTKFCETSPNKTIEGVIGGVVVATIFGLIFSLDYISTIGAIVISVVVALSSVFGDLFESYLKRISGIKDSGNILPGHGGILDRTDGYLFGGVLMLMILRAII
- the tsaD gene encoding tRNA (adenosine(37)-N6)-threonylcarbamoyltransferase complex transferase subunit TsaD, which produces MILSIESSCDDSSIAITDIETKKLIYHKKISQELQHSVYGGVVPELAARLHVEALPKILEECKEYFPKLKAIAVTNAPGLSVTLMEGVTMAKALSVSLNFPLIAVNHLKGHIYSLFIEKEEILPMTILLVSGGHTQIIEANSLNNMKIIASTLDDSFGESFDKVAKMMNLGYPGGPIVQEKALKGDENRFDFPVPLRQSPNIEFSYSGLKNAVRMRLEKLEEEGLCEEDVCDVCASFEKTAVAHIMQKVKKLFKQKLPKNFAIVGGASANIRLRTAIEDLCQANRVNLYLSELKYCSDNAAMIGRVAVEQYKNKDFTTIEKIDVKTRLKEF
- a CDS encoding thiazole synthase: MNDQILKIGDYEFNSRLIVGSGKYKDFQTTKDATLASGSELITVAIRRVNITNPNEENLLDYFKDTNVKLLPNSAGCFTAEEAITTFRLMREATGIDIIKLEVIGDAQKTLYPDVIDTIKACEVLKKDGFTVMAYTSDDPIVAKRLEEAGADAIMPLAAPIGSGLGIQNPYNIAFIKDAVKVPVLVDAGLGCASDASYAMELGADGILANTAIAQAQDPMKMAEAFKYATIAGRMSYKAGRIPKKPYATASSPVDGLIQF
- a CDS encoding DUF1566 domain-containing protein gives rise to the protein MKVLFFLMLIFSFSFALASDFKRNGSLKVVVDNTNKLMWIDDISVLKLKFSHEDGEEYCENLSYAGFSNWRLPDIKELALIVDKRNEKTNIHKSFRYRIADGFWASKAHWRTLWFYADYMYFVSGTPYFDSRHKKKYVRCVRSM
- a CDS encoding NAD(P)H-hydrate dehydratase codes for the protein MKKVFYEVNSLDKKCYNKFSLTEDILMEHASFSMARFIEEKFEEKSSVLIVCGPGNNGADGIALARLLYNKFDIKLYLPFGAKSSMAKLQEKRVKLLGLSLVDELIQCDIVVDCLFGSGLNKDLDENSLNIINTLNKYESYKISCDIPSGINIKGQINQEAFYADTTITMGALKIALFSDEAKDYVGGIEVANLGVQRDIYEDETNIFLLEKEDMKLPFRNKKNSHKGSYGHLNVVAGCKMGAGVIAAKAAFGFGVGLVSVISHEDIDLPYHIMQTHFLSDNCTAIAIGMGLGKYETDEVKKILDNDIPTIIDADLFYEEVILDKLEKDVVLTPHPKEFCALLKLCKITDIKVDELQKNRFEYVSLFCNKYPMVTLLLKGANTLIGKDKNIYINSFGSAVLSKGGSGDVLSGLVASLLAQGYDSLEAAKVASLAHAMAANNYRKNNYSLIPADLVEEVRKL
- a CDS encoding alpha/beta hydrolase, translated to MEKRVLVLHGLGGSDFPHWQAHLTRDLIEQNTPVSFPALPNRDNPNLEEWKAYVKAEIEHFKPTIIVCHSLANILWFHLCEELDINLKKLMLVAPVRNKELEEAKTFFPYPIPSNLKSEEVIIAASTNDPYMNVEEAIRLQSKLGVGMKLLEEAGHINADSGYGKLDCALDWLNREEECEENR
- the cutA gene encoding divalent-cation tolerance protein CutA; this translates as MKLLLVQTTCASKSEAKKIAQVLIEKKLAACIQMSKIESLYMWKDEFCNDKEVLLSIKTKKENFKKIKSKIKELHSYDVPEIIGLDISDSSKDYKKFIEINC